The DNA sequence tatcgcggcaggtgcctgtgccattcgatAACATTGGTCGATAACATTGTTGTTATCGAGCTGACCTGATGTTAAATCGTATTggaaaaagctaaaaataacaaCGCCATATATTTTAGGTCCATTAGAATCACGACTAATTTAGTAATCTGCAGGTAGGGAGGTAGTTTTTATGCTATCttgcaattaaaaaagttttttgttAGACATTTCAATTCACGTTCGAATAAAACGATACAGGAATCCTCGAGACGAATTCTGTGCCTTTTTTCCGCGGCACTGTGTATATCGGTCCGCGGTTCTTGTCGCTGGCCAGCGGTATGTGGTCGTCCATCCCCTGAGCGGCCCTCAGTTGGTTGGAGTTGGTCATCTCGAGGACCTGCCGTAGTTTCGCGATGGTCGCTGCTTGCTCGTCACGTTCCATCTCATTTATCAGCACCGGCAAATTCAGCGCGCACACCCACAGGTAAAACATTCCCACTAAAAGACAGAAAATTGAACTGGATGATATGCGTTTTTGAAATATGAACTATAATACTAATAAATTTCATAATTGCCTTCATTTTTGTATAAAACTGATTACATTGTCAAAAATAAGGCGTCTCTGAGCATATTTTAATGTAGAAATCTTCACTACTCGAAAGTACCTAAAAAGATTGTTTATTTTATCCCCGGTCTCCTCTATTTGAATGGCACCCACTAAGTCATTTTACAAAAGAAGAAATTACTTACAAAGAAGAAAGCCGCCGGCGACACTAGCGCCGATGAGAAGTCCTATGTCCATAGTGTTCTGCTTGAGAACCAGTAAGCCGGTGGCCACCAGGACTGACAAAAATAGCAGCCGGATTAGCTCCGCCAGGATAAATCCAATAAGGAGTATGTTTTGGAACTgtcaaagttaaaataaaaacgttaCGCCTAGTCACATTGACATCAGGGTTTTTGCCATCCATTCTTTTGGATTCTGGGTATcagaaatatttttactttgGTATTCTAGTGCTCATTTTAATATCCTTACCGTATATGCCCCGTAAATGAATAAGATACATGTCACTATGTACAAACACGTGACTGTTATCCCGAAAGTGACATACCGGTTGAAATCTGGAAACGAGAAGTTATAGGTAAAAAACTTAGCAAAGCCGAGTCGAGGGCGACTCTTCTTTGTAGGTAGTAATAAGTAATGAAGTGTATTCTAATAGCGTACCATATAAGcgctacttgcaccattcactaacccggggttaacaagttaaacctggagttaccatggttaataccagtacaatttgacactgggttaatagGGGGAGTGGCATACATTTAGTTACACATTTCTAGTATTCTCTAGTTGGCCCTCCCCCCCTGTACCCCCTTGGACGGTAAAGGTGTAGGTAGTTTAGAcgttattatacaaaaaaatagtAAAGTTATACTTCACGTGTCAAAATATCATCTATATAATCCTTTGTATAAATTAATATCATGTTTTGAGTCCACATCGCGATGTCGTCCTTGGCTTGGTCGGGGTGTGTGTAGGCCAGGCCGCATCCGATCAATACTATCACGGCCTGCACCTGCATAGGCAAAATGGACAATTATATCGATAGCTTTATTTCCTGTTTTCTGCCAGATtcttgtaggtacatacagtcAATAGTTACACTGTTATTGTAAtgtcatacctacctacttactaactTAAACGAATCTTGAAAGTCTTGAAACATATAGTTCCCGTTTACAATAGGTACAGTTGTCAATtaagaatattataattaaagtacttaaaaaactaagaattaaagtttaatgttcggataggtataggtacctattttatttatttatcttaataCCACGCCGGTAGCAAATAAGCATAGTTacagcccgcctgatggtaagcggtttcCGACTTGCCGTAGGTCATGGACATTTACAAGTTAAAGAGGACTATCACACCGACCCATTGAAAACTTGTAGATAAATCTGGTTTTTTTTACGACAGACAATAAGTTAAATATGTAGTAACT is a window from the Cydia amplana chromosome 6, ilCydAmpl1.1, whole genome shotgun sequence genome containing:
- the LOC134649237 gene encoding uncharacterized protein LOC134649237, producing MAFVYSCCFWFSLRLGGILIGIFSLVQAVIVLIGCGLAYTHPDQAKDDIAMWTQNMILIYTKDYIDDILTHFNRYVTFGITVTCLYIVTCILFIYGAYTFQNILLIGFILAELIRLLFLSVLVATGLLVLKQNTMDIGLLIGASVAGGFLLLGMFYLWVCALNLPVLINEMERDEQAATIAKLRQVLEMTNSNQLRAAQGMDDHIPLASDKNRGPIYTVPRKKGTEFVSRIPVSFYSNVN